The genomic segment GTGACTCCAAGAACATTTAAATTGAAGCTTGCTCATTTTGCTCCTCAATTTAGTGGTTTTAATCAGCATGATTCTCAAGTTTGTATTATTCTCCTGTTATGATTCAAAATTATATTCTTATTCCTGTTGTCTGAACTATCTCAAGCTCGTATTCCATTAAAGTGGGAGGAATATAATATTTTCACTTCACTTGGTTACTGTAGGAGCTCCTAGCATTTCTTTTGGATGGACTCCATGAAGATTTGAATCGTGTGAAGTCCAAACCCTATGTTGAAGCTAAGGATTCTGTTGGCCGACCAGATGAAGAAGTGGCTGATGAATTTTGGAAGAATCATCTGGCTCGCAATGATTCTATAATTGTTGATTTGTGCCAAGTATGTGTCTTTAATTCAGTGGTTTTCATTTCCAGAGTTGCTTtcacttttttatttttattatttatgtttatttttttaactttcTCTTTTTTGACCATTTCCTTTTCATTTGAAAAGTAAGGAAACTGAATATTTGTACGCTGGGTATTTGTTAATAATCTCTTATCTGTGAAGGACTGGTACAGGAATGATATTATGATCTTGAGCTGAAATTATATTCCTATTCTTTTTGGGTCTCAGTAATCATAAATCCAGTTGATTGTCATTAAAGATTAATATCCTAATACTCAAATCACGCTACATTTTTGGGATTCTTTTTCTAACcttgaaaacgatatttttcaCCGCACTGCTTTTGACCTTCTCTTCTTAGAGATGGACAGAGGAATGTCTGGTAACTGTTTGGTCTTTTTGGTTGCCTTCTCTAGTCTTGATTAACTCCCCACTGATTGATGCCATTTCAGGGTCAATATCGATCAACATTAGTATGCCCAGTTTGTAGAAAGGTTTCTGTTACTTTTGATCCATTCATGTATCTATCGTTACCACTGCCATCAACAACTATTCGGACAATGACATTGACGATTGTAAAAACTGATGGCAATACTCTGCCATCCTCATTTACTGTGTCTGTACCCAAGAATGGAAAGCTTGAAGATTTAATTCAGTCTTTAAGTGCAGCATGTTCATTGGGGGTCGACGAGACACTTTTGGTTGCTGAGGTAACATCAATTATCACAttatttagatttattttcacctTCAGGCGATTTTATTATTACTTCGCTTTTTTATACATCTTATATTTCAAGATCTAAGACTAATAAACTGTTTCACAGATATATAACAACTGTATAATACGATTTCTAGAGGAGCCAACTGATTCATTATCTTTAATTAGAGATGGTGATCAACTAATAGCATATAGGCTGCGAAAGGATGCTAACGAAGCTCCTCTGATTGTGTTTATGCACCAGAAAATAGAAGAGTAAGTCCATAACTGCATGATTCTTTGTCCATATTTTTTgccatgtatatatttttttgccATGTATAGTATATTACATGCTTCCGCAAAAGGTTTGTGCTTGATTTAGTGGAATCAACAAAACAGAATAGTTCTGATTCAGCCATTAAACACCATCTGCTGCTGGTAAATAGCCAATCTAATATTTGTATCATTTTGTGATTTCTATGATAATGACTTGCTTAGCATCGACAGAGCATTTTCCATTTCATCAATTGATGAATAAAAAGAGGGTCTTAAATTTACTTCtaagataaataaatttgcGAGTGCCATACTAACACGCTGAGCTTGAAATGAAGATTGATATTGTATGCAGATCTTAATTTGGTTAGCAACTAGCAAGTAAGGACATCAGAGCGTTGTTTAACCGAGATGACTTATGTTTTTTTGGTTTACAGCGGTTGTTCAATATGGTGGAAATGGTGGATGGGATATCTTCTAGAAATAGCATTGGCCAGGAAAATCTTGTTACATGTATTCTTTTCCCCAGTCATTTTTGTTAAGTTAATTGATGACAAGCATAGAAGCTTCAAATTACgatattgtttttttaatttattgttcATTTAATTCTGCACGACATCCCATCATTATTTTTGAACATGCAACAGAAACTGAGAAAGTGAATGAATACTCTCATCAGTGGCTTTAATTGTCAAGGTATCCTCATTTTGTAGTGTAGCAGATAGTGATACTAATACACATATCCAAGTGAGTTTTTAATAATCCATGTGCTAATTTTTCTTGTTGTTCGGGATTTGAACATTCAAGGAATGTAAATGCAAACTTAGCTGAGTCCACCTGGCCATGCGGTTTTCGAAATTATTTTTTGGAAGCCAGTAATTCATCTGGACATTGCACAACAATGTCTTAACGAACCTTACGCATATCAGTTAATATATGATGTCATACATGGAGATTATCGTCATTGTTAGGCTTTGACCTGGCTGCATAATCCCTTGCAATGAATGTGTTTTGTGGATTTTCTTATACTTTTACTTGGTACAGTTGTTTGCCATGGAAAAAGAGTTGCTTCTGCGATATTTATCGTCTGCCTGTACTTTACCTTATAATTTAAGCTGTTTAATTAATATTTGTTGCAGGAAATTTGTTTTTGGGAAAGTGTCCACAAGTTGGAGGGCATTTGGATTCCCTCTTGTAGTACGCCAAGCCATCACCACTGGATCTGATATCTTTGAAGTGTATACGAAGTTACTTGCTCCATTCTTGGTCCCTGATGAAGAATCTATTGATAATTATGGCAGCACAGACAATAACGCTGCCGAGGTGGAAGTGGAGGATAATAAAATTCCTAGGCTAACTGAACCCCCTGTGACAAGTAGTACAGAGGAGCCTGATTCAATGTGTGCTGCTAAGTTTCAATTTTACTTAACGGATGAAAAAGGAATAGGAAGAGACTCTGAGATTACGATGGAAGAGCCGGTGAATTTGAAGGCCATGAACACACGATTGAATGTGCTTGCATGTTGGTCAGAGTCAATGGCAATGGCCAAGCACAAGCATTACGATGTTCAGCCTCTTAGCTTGTTGCCTGAAGTTTTCAAGTCTGGTTTCTTTACGAAAAGACCACAAGAGTCTATCTCTCTGTTTAAATGTCTAGAAGCATTTCTCAAGGAGGAGCCTCTAGGACCTGAAGATATGTGGTCAGTAAGCTATTCTGGTTTCCTTTTTTTATCTCCCACTTTACTCGATAAATTACATTGTGAGCATATCTTGTTAATAAGGTGAATATGGATTATATCACTTGGAATATATCTTTCTGCAAATTCTACCCTGTTGGTATCAGTTATCATTGCAACTCTTAGCTGGTAGTGGCTCTGTATGTTGGCTACCTCAAAGAAGCAGATATAAGAAACTAGAGATATGTTGACATATCTGGTGAATTTTTGCAAAGGTCCGTAAATAGTTCTTCAGGACCTGTTTAAGGTAGATCAATTGGTGTGATATAAGTTGATCTTTCTTGTCCACGTTAATTGATATGTGACATTCTTGTATCCATATATTTTCTTCTCTCTAATTTATGCCAGCTTTGCAAGTATTTGTGTCTGTTACTTATTATTCACTCGTTATTTTTATAATCTGCCATTTGCCCTTTTAGGTACTGCCCGGTGTGTAAAAAACATTGTCAAGCTAGTAAAAAATTAGATCTCTGGAGACTGCCAGAAATTTTGGTGATTCATTTGAAAAGATTCTCCTACAGCCGGTATCTGAAGAACAAATTGGAAACCTTTGTCGATTTCCCAATCCATGACCTTGATATTTCTGCTTACATAGATCAGAAGGGCGGGCAATCCTCAAACCGTTATATTCTCTATGCTATTAGCAATCATTATGGAAGCATGGGAGGTGGTCACTACACCGCGTTTGTCCATGTGAGTACCTTCATTGTTtgacttttttatttttgttttgtttttgcaCATTATCTCACAAAAAAAGGGTTACTTTTAGTTCATTTTCGGGAAATAAGAAATCAGTCCAGAAAATGAGTCCAAACATAGTATCTTCAAAAGTACCAGATTTAGCAATATTTTGTGCACATTATCTGTTTGATTTGCATTTATCAGCACTTATCATGTTATCATGTTGTGGCAGTGCATATATGCTAGTTTCATCCTTTTTTCTTAACCTGTTCTAACTATTCTGTAAATATCAGCATGGTGGTGATCGGTGGTATGACTTTGACGATAGCCATGTGTCTTCCATCTCCGAGGCCAAGATCAAGACTTCGGCTGCCTATGTGTTATTTTACAGAAGGGTCGAAGAAGATATTTTAACTTGAGAGGACCATGACTTGCTAACTTTAAGTGGATCGATCCACATCGAAACTACAACCATCCATGGTTTTTCATTCTTTTGTTCTTGAATCTCATTcatatttgttgtatttggtagTGTTTTTCAAGATTTGGAAAAGGGAGGTTAGTGTAGAGTGAAATAGGTGGCAAAGGACACCATATAATAGGGAAACACATATTGGGTTGCAATAATCTTCTGCAGTGAAAAAGACAGAAGAAAGATAGGAATGATTGGTTGGTTGGGAGTTCCTTCCGACATTATTACAACCAATTGTTAGATATAGCCTTTGAAATTATTGTCGTAACATGTAAAATGGACAATTTTGGTGCTTATTTAATCTTAAACTATCTTGGATTTTATTTTAGAGGGATTTAATTTACATCTATCGCTATCTCCTCCTGAAGATACATCAAAATCACATAGCCTCTCCTTTTTTCCTATATCCTCGGGAGCATGTTACagtagagtaggtctcttgtgagacggtctcacgaatctttatctgtgtgacgagtcaatcataccgatattcataataaaaagtaatactattagcaaaaaaagtaatatttttcatgaatgacccaaataagatattcgtatcacaaaatacgacttatGAGATCGTCTCAAACAAGTTTTTGCCGTTACAGTAATATTTGTTTCTGTATAGTAAATACTtatttaacacacacacacacacatatatatatatttatatttatttatttaactagtcatttttaaatttattaaatacttgaaaataaaaatattaatttaggTAATCTGTTTAACTGCTAATAATATATTGTGGGTACATTTAGAATCTAACAAAATCCAGGGTCGTAGCGCAAAATCACAAAACGTCAGGGTCGTGAACGAAATTTCACGTGAAACCCTAACTATAAATCTAATTCATCCCTTACGTAAAATTTTTGGGGGGAAATTCCTTCGGAGCATATGGGTTTCTCCGGTGAGATGAGTTTTGGGAAGAGAGAGCTTGAAGCGGCAACGGATGGACCGAAAGATGTGGAAGAAACAAGATCTGATAAAAGCAATTTCACGGGGTTTTGAGATTCTGCGATAAAATGATGCTTTAATCTTAGTTTTCAATCTGAAGTTCGTGCCACCTCTGCTGCTCGCTCTTTTTTCCTATTCCTCCATCTCTCTTTCTCAGATCCCGAGCGCCCCCTCCTGGCCTGATGATGATGTTCTGAAGGTtcgatgatttttttttttgtggctcttcaaattttatttatttttatattttttcggAAGAACATCGTGATACAATCCGAGGTTTTTTTGCTGATTAATCTGTTAAATTTTTCTTGAATCTCCTTTCAAATTGAGATTATCAATGAAATGCTTACCTATGAAGCTTGAAAAAAAGTATAAAATCTACCATTAACGCATAAGAATCGAATCAAGGCAACCGAGAAAGAATTGCGAGATGGATGAGCTCGACATTATCCCAAAGCTAAAAGATAAAGTTCTAGTTCTTCGACAAGGGTGCGGATTTAATCGAAACAAAAGCCACCCGAAAACTAATTCTCATGCATGAAAGTACACACAGTATGTTAACAATTTGAATAGCAACAAGAGTTATGTTATCTGCAACAACCCAATCGTCaaagaaataaaacaaaaatgtgcctatttaaattaaatgaagaGTTTTAACTGAttcaaacaaaaaatattttgttaagcTAAGCTTCATcttcaaatattttgattatacGGAGAAAAAATCATGGTAAGTTTCAATTAGAATTCTCGCGGTTTCACGTGGTTATGGACGCAAACAAACTAAGTCGTTCGTGAGCTGTTCGGAACTCGGTTCGAtaaaaaatttgtttgagatCATTCGTTAAGTCTatcgagtcgagctcgagctttaatGGTGTTCGGCCCTTAAGCTCATGAATAGTAAGTTTGGGAGCCATTTCTCGAGCTAGAAATCGTTAGTTTGTTGGACTATATTTGTTGGGCTGTGAGTGTAGTTATCTCACATTGCTAGATTGATTTAATCGAAGGAATTGAGAAATTATTAAATGAGAGCATATTTTTTTACATcttcatattttagttgatatTTTGACTAAAATTTTCCATGAGCTCGAAAAATATCTTCTTTTAACGAGCTCGAAAATAAGTTTGTTTAACGAGATTAAAAACGAGATCGATTGACGATTATATGACATAACGTCTAAGAAGTTGTACCCCGAATTCCCCGATTTGCGCCAAATTTCTCTTTTGAGAAATATTTGGTACCATACATGAGAAATATCTAACACAAAGCATATTTATTACCGAGCTATCATAAACTAATAATTGGTGACATAGTACATATCGATCGAGATAATGATTTCTCTTAGGTAGGAAACTTCCGAACGTCCAGATACTGCGTGTTGTCTGGGGCCACTTCATTGCTATTTTTCCAAACTCCAATTTTAATCAACAtgtgtattatttatttatttttttaaaaaaactgtatttaaattttaatatttacatcCAAGAATAACAAACaaaattatcaataaaattgtaCAGTCCGTAAAATCTATTTAAGATTATAATATATGTATAAAAGAaatatattctttttttttatttcatttattttgaatattttttgggagtttTTGTAAATAAGTGAAGTGGACAAGAGGATGCTGGATTGGAGTGGCAGGCAGATGGTGGTTGGATCAAAATTTATGCCTAAATTAATACGCCAGAGTATCACAAGTTCTACTCTCTTAGGAAGTAGGTAGCACACCCTTCGTTGCACTTGAACTTCCCGCAACCGAATCCTCTGGAAATAATCTTTGGATTTGTCGGCAATGAAACGGGCCGGAGTATTCGCGGTTGTATGCCTCCTGTTGGCGGTGTACTGTGCGGTGGACCCGTTTGATCACTGTGCGATTTCGGGTTTTCCGGAGTTCAAGGCGTTTAAGGTGGAAATGCCGGCGTGGTCCGAAATCCCAGTTGAGAAGGACACGGAGAACTTGCTGCAGAAGTCGGAAATCAAGTTCTTGAACCAGGTGCAGGGGCCGGAGAGCGTGGCATTTGATCCGATGGGACGCGGCCCGTACACCGGGGTTGCTGATGGGAGGATTGTTTTCTGGGAGGGTGAAAAGTGGAATGATTTTGCCTATACTTCTGCTAATCGGTGAGTTTTGAATGATTGATGGGTTTTTTACTgggaaatttaaatttttgctCTTTGAGATTTTCAGACTTGGAGATGGGAGTGTGAGAGGTTTTGTTGCCTGGAGTTTTGTGTGATAACGTTGAAAAAATTATGGCTGAGTTTGTTTGTTTA from the Primulina tabacum isolate GXHZ01 chromosome 16, ASM2559414v2, whole genome shotgun sequence genome contains:
- the LOC142528750 gene encoding ubiquitin carboxyl-terminal hydrolase 8-like is translated as MENDGNNNGPAAVSLNSLNIEPHLSQEGDPLSLDQDQRVYLVPFRWWKEAQDSSSSVLKMGIPYIASPASSYGGAMKILNNIFYSDIAFNLKEDPSLLRSGENGEVGVSGRDYALVPGKMWLQTLKWHSDSRSSPKNIKYSSAVDEDMSDIYPLQLRLSVQRESNAFSVKISKKDNLVECFRRACKIFNVDTDPLWVWDFSGQTTLLFLYDKNKISKESQKQTDQDLLLELQVYGLSDSVRNRVKKEELAPYTNGTSNLMNGSAINNSSSSTRNSSTIFGSSFEAGSLGLTGLQNLGNTCFMNSALQCLAHTPKLVDYFLGDYRREINSENPLGMNGEIASAFGDLLKKLWTPGATPVTPRTFKLKLAHFAPQFSGFNQHDSQELLAFLLDGLHEDLNRVKSKPYVEAKDSVGRPDEEVADEFWKNHLARNDSIIVDLCQGQYRSTLVCPVCRKVSVTFDPFMYLSLPLPSTTIRTMTLTIVKTDGNTLPSSFTVSVPKNGKLEDLIQSLSAACSLGVDETLLVAEIYNNCIIRFLEEPTDSLSLIRDGDQLIAYRLRKDANEAPLIVFMHQKIEEKFVFGKVSTSWRAFGFPLVVRQAITTGSDIFEVYTKLLAPFLVPDEESIDNYGSTDNNAAEVEVEDNKIPRLTEPPVTSSTEEPDSMCAAKFQFYLTDEKGIGRDSEITMEEPVNLKAMNTRLNVLACWSESMAMAKHKHYDVQPLSLLPEVFKSGFFTKRPQESISLFKCLEAFLKEEPLGPEDMWYCPVCKKHCQASKKLDLWRLPEILVIHLKRFSYSRYLKNKLETFVDFPIHDLDISAYIDQKGGQSSNRYILYAISNHYGSMGGGHYTAFVHHGGDRWYDFDDSHVSSISEAKIKTSAAYVLFYRRVEEDILT